CGCGACGCGCAAGGTCAAGGTCGGCGATCCCGAGGACGAAAGCACCGAGATGGGCCCGCTGATCTCCGCCGCGCACCGCGAGACGGTCGCCTCGTTCGTCGAGCGCGAGCCCGTGTTCCGCGGCGAGACGCCCGACGGCCCCGGCTACTGGTTCCCCTGCACCCTCGTCGAGGCCGGCAACGACGACCGCGTCGCCCGCGAGGAGGTGTTCGGTCCTGTTGCCGCGGTGATCCCGTTCGACGACGAAGCGGACGCAATCCGGATCGCCAACGACACCCCCTACGGGCTGTCCGGCTCGATCTGGACGCGCGACGGCGCCCGCTCGCTGCGGGTCGCGCGCGCGCTCGAGAGCGGCGTGCTGTCGGTCAACTCGAACAGCTCGGTACGCGTCCACACGCCCTTCGGCGGCATGAAGCAGTCGGGGTTCGGGCGCGAGCTCGGCATGGCGGCGCTCGAGGGCTACACCGACATCAAGAACGTGTTCATCTCGACGGAGGGCTGAAGCACATGGCGGGACGTCTGGAAGGCAAGGTCTGCGTCATCACCGGCGCGGGGGGCGGCATGGGCCGCGAGGCGGCGATCGTGTTCAGCGCCGAGGGCGCGAGGGTGTGCGTCGCCGACGTCGCGCTGGCCGCGGCGGAGGAGACCGTCGGGCTGTGCCCGGAGGGCTCGGCGTTCGCGTTCCAGCTCGACGTGGCCGACGAGGCGGCGGTCGAGACGATGATGGCCGCCACGGCCGAACGCTTCGGCGGCATCGACGTCCTCTACAACAACGCGGGTATCTCCCCCGACGACGACGCGTCGATTCTCGACACCTCCGCGGAGGCCTGGCAGCGGGTGCAGGACGTCAACACCAAGGGCGTCTTCTTCTGCTGCAAGCACGGCATCCCGCATCTGCTCGCGCGCGGCGGCGGGTCGGTGATCAACGTCGCCTCGTTCGTCGCGATCCTCGGCGCGGCGACGTCGCAGATCTCGTACACCGCCTCCAAGGGCGCGGTGCTCTCCCTCAGCAGGGAGCTCGGCGTCCAGTTCGCGCGCCAGGGCATCCGCGTCAACGCGCTCTGCCCGGGCCCGATCGAGACGCCGCTGCTGCTCAACATCTTCGGTGACAACCCGGAGGCCTACGAGCGGCGCCGCATCCACTGGCCGATGGGCCGGCTCGGCAAGCCGCGCGAGATCGTCAACGCGGCGCTCTTCCTCGCAAGCGACGAGGCGTCGTTCGTGAACGGCGCCACGTTCGTCGTCGACGGCGGCATCACCGCCGCCTACGTGACTCCCGAATGAGATGAAGCTCGAGCGGGAGCGGGAGAACGTCTTCCGGCTCACGGTGACGGCCCCCGAGCTGTCGGCGCTCGCCGGCGCCGCCAGGCTCACGCTCGCCGCGATGCGCGCCGACCCCGCTGCCCCGCCGGAAGCGGTCGTGCTGCTCGACCGGCTCCTGCGCGACTACGACCGGTCGCTGTCGGGACTCCAGGACGACGACGGGCGCTCCGCGCGCCCGTCGTGAGCCCGCCGCCGCCGCTGCCGCCTAGACGGCGGCCGCCTGCGATGCACGTACGTGTGCCGCGATCTGGTCGAACTCCCGCTTGAACGTGTCCCAGTCGTACCGCTCGGCGTTCAGGTAGGTGCTCCAGCCCATCGTGTGCTTCGCCATCAGCGAAGCCTCCTGGATCTCCTCCTCCGTCGCGCCGAACAGCCGTGCGGCCTCGGTGTGGAAGTACGTGCAGTACTGACACCGTGTCGCGCCGGAGACGGCGAGCCCGATCAGCTCCTTGTACTTGTTCGGGATGGCCGTCTCGGCCAGCTGTAGGTTCTTGAACGTCGTCCACTCGCTCTCGAGCAGGCTTTCGGGAAGCGTCTCCAGGAAGCCGGGGACGATCCCGAGCGTGTCTCGAATGTCGGCGAACACCTCTGCCTTCTTCATGCACCCTCCTCTCGACGCGCGAGGCTCAAGGGGCGTGGCGGGTTGCCGATCATTGTAACGAATGAAGCGAGAAGGCGGGAACATGCGGGCGTCGAACGGCGTTTCCACGTGAACATGTGCATTCGCTGCCGTCACGCCGAGGCGCCCGATCCGCTCGGGTACTGCGCGACCTGCGCCGTGCACGCGCGCATCGAGCTGACGGAGGGCTACCGCCGGCTGGCGCGCTACCTCGGCGCGTGGGCGGCGTTCGACGAGTGGTCGCGCCGCCACGGCGCAGAGCCCGCGAACGGCTAGCGTCAGACGCCGACGACCTGGACGAGCCAGCGCCGGTCACGCTCGCGGTCGAGCTCGAGGAAGAGGATCCGCTGCCAGGTGCCGAGCGCGAGCTCGCCCTCCCGGATCGGGATCGACTCGCCCGCGGGGCCGAGCAGCATCGACATGCAGTGCGAGTGACCGTTGCCGAACTCCTGGTCCTCCTCGCAGATGTTCTCCGTGCGACGGTCCCAGTCGTCATGCGCGTAGTAGTGCTCGGTGGGGACGAGCCGCTTCAGCATGACGGCGAAGTCCTCCAGGAAGCCGCGCTCGAACTCGTTCACGCGGACGGAGCAGGTCGTGTGCGGCGAGTACACGCAGCAGATGCCGTCGTGGACACCGCTCTCACGTACGGCGTCGCGCACCTCGTCGGTGATGTCGGTCACCGTCAACCCACCCGCGGTGCGCAGCTGCACCTCCCGCTGGAACGTCTTCACGTGATCCGTGTCCCTTCCGTCGTCGTCCGCGGCGGCCCGCGCCTGTGCCCGTCATTGTGTCAGTCAGGTGGGAGCGGGCGGAGCGCGAACAGGCTACGCTCGCGCTGCGGGCCCGTAGCTCAGCTGGTCAGAGCAGCGGACTCATAATCCGTCGGTCCCTGGTTCGAGTCCAGGCGGGCCCATACATACCCTTGCATTCGGCGGTCTTGGCTCGAGACCGTGGGCCGGAGGTACCGAGAGCGCCCGTTGGCGCGTGGCGCGCGACCAGCGGCGCCGCCACGGCGCAGCTGCGTCCTGGACGGCTCTACCGGACGAGTGACAGGTCTATCCGTCGCCCGGGAGCCGGGTGATGCCGTGGCGGTCGAGCGCCGCGACGATCGGCGGCTGTCGTCGCTGCCAGTAGCCGCGGACTGCGTCGCGCCGGACGGGGAGGAACGGGTCGTCGGCGACGTCGTCGAGGTAACCGAGCGCAAGGATGATCGACGTGATCGCGCTGTCTGCGTGTGCGGGCTCGTAGCGGGCGAGGTAGAGGGCGAGCCCCTCTTCGACACTGCGGCCGCCGTGCTGCTCGATCGCCATCAGGTCGTAGTAGTCGCGTAGCTGGCCGCGGCCGGCGATCGCGTCCAGCTCCATCGCGAGGAGGTCGCCGAGACCCGCGACCTGGAGTCCGGCGACGGCCGTGGTCGGCTCGAGCAGGCGCTCGGGCCGGTCTGTCCCGCAGTGGAGGAATTGCACTCCGGTCTCGCCGAAGAGGCCGTTCAGCGTCCCGACCGCTTGTTGGGTCGTCGCGAAGTCACCCAGAGAGCGCAGTTGCCGCGCCAGCTCGTCGAGGTCGAGCGGCCGGTGGGAGAAGAAGTCGAGGTCGCGGCTCTGCCGGTGGCGGAGGTGGACCGCCAGCGCCGTCCCGCCCCCGAGGTACGCCTCGGCGGGAACCACGCCGGCGATCTGCCGCCAGGTCTGCGCGGTGTCTCCCGGGAGCAGCGCCTGCAGCCAGTCGGGCAGGCTCACGGGCGAGCGCTCCCGGCCAGGTTGCGGGCGAGAGCGCGTTGCGCGGGCGAGAGGCCGCGGTTTCGCGCCGCCTCGTTCCAGTCGGCGCTCGTGAGCGCCCGCAGCCCCCAGGCGAGCCCGTCCAGGTCGCCACTCGAGACCAGTCGCTCCGCGACGTACGCCCCATGGCGTTCGAGGTCGATTCTGCTCGGGTCGGCGTTCCAGAAGAGGTGGCGAAGGCGAGCGGGCACTCGGGTGGGATGCGCAGTCGAGGTTCGGGAGGGGAAGCGGACGGTGGCGAGACTGGGGGCCAGGGCGGGCCAGTCGGGTGCGGTGGCGTCGGCGTAGATCACCTCCGTCGCGCGTGCCCGGCCGGCGGCGATCCACTCTCGCCGCGTGCGCGCGAGCCCGCGGCCTCTCAGGGAGCGGAGCGCACGCGCGGCCGCGGTCGGAGACACACCTGCGCGGCGGGCGACCGCGCGCGCCGACATCAGCCCGCGCGGTGCCCGGGCGAGCGCGGCCAGCACGAGCGCCTCGATCCTGCCGAGCCCGTCGACCGGGGGCAGGGCACCAAGCTCGGCCTGCAGGTATTCGAACTGGCGTGGGGTCAGCAGCACGCGCCCGCCGCCACGCCGCTCGGCGTCGATTCCCAGCCTTCTGATCGTGCGTGTCACCCGCGGCACGCTCGTTCCCAGGCGGCGCGCAGCCTCCGCGGCCGACATAGTGTCCATTTCGTACGTTCAGCGGATCGGTTCCGCGCCGTCGCGTGTGCGTCGGCCAGGCTCACGAAGCGTCCACAGCAAACCCGCCGACGCTCGGTCACGCACGACTCTTCGGGATCGCGAGGCCTGAGTCCCGCTGCGCCATCGGAGACAGGGGAGCCCGCGGACGGGCTCCCCTGCCCGGCCACGACGCAACCTCGGGGCCAGGCGGTTTCCCGCCTGAGGGGAGAGGAGTCGCGCCGCAGCAGTTGTATCTGTCTCACATCGCAACGATGATTGCGAGCGTCGGTTCGCACCTCCCGAAAGGAAAAATCCGCAAAATGGATATCTCCAGGCTGTCCCAGGGCGCCAAGCTCGTGGTCGCCGCGACGATCGCGTTCCTCGTCGTGTCGATCTTCAACTGGCAGGAGGTCGACTTCCAGGGCATCGCCTCTGCCGGCGTCAGCATGTGGCACGGGTGGGGGGTCCTCGCCGGGCTGATCGCGATCGCGATCCTCGCCTGGGAGGGTCTTCGCCTTGCCGGCATCAAGATCCAGATCGGACTCTCGCCGACGATGGCCACGATGGCCCTCGCCATCCTGCTCGGCCTGTTCACGGTGCTCAAGTTCCTCGTCGACAACGAGTTCCGCACGTTCTGGGCCTGGCTCGGGCTGCTCCTCGCGATTGCGGTCGTGGCGGGCGCGTTCCTCAACATGCAGTCCGCCGGCGAGTCGATCTCCGAACTGAAGACCTCGGTGGTCGCTGCCGCGGGCAGTGCCGCTACCGCGGCGAAGGAGGCGGTCGAGTCCGCCACCGACAAGCAGGCCGACACGCCGGCCGACACGCCGGCCGACCCGCCCGCCGACCCGCCCGCCGACGCGGCGGGCGAGCCGCCGGCGGCACGGCACGACCAGGGCGACGACGAGCCCGGGCGGAGCGTCTGACCGATCCCCGACGGGCGCCCGCTCCCGGGTTCGCCGGGGCGGGCGCCCCGCTACACTGGACTCATGGCCGAAGTCGGCACCATGCGCGTGAAGAGCGGTCTCGCCGAGATGCTCAAGGGCGGCGTCATCATGGACGTCGTCAACGCCGAGCAGGCGCTGATCGCCGAGAACGCCGGTGCCGTCGCCGTCATGGCGCTCGAGCGCGTCCCGGCCGACATCCGCCGTGACGGCGGCGTCGCCCGCATGTCCGACCCGGGCATGATCCGCGAGATCCAGGAGGCCGTCTCGATCCCGGTGATGGCCAAGTGCCGCATCGGCCACTTCGCCGAGGCGCAGATCCTGCAGGCGCTCGAGGTCGACTACATCGACGAGTCCGAGGTGCTGACCCCCGCCGACACGGAGCACCACGTCGACAAGTGGGGCTTCACCGTCCCGTTCGTGTGCGGGGCCACGAACCTCGGCGAGGCGCTGCGCCGCATCGGCGAGGGCGCGGCGATGATCCGCACCAAGGGCGAGGCGGGCACCGGCGACATCGTCAACGCGGTCACGCACATGCGCGCCGTCTTCGGCGGCATCCGACGGCTGCAGTCGCTGCGCGGCGACGAGCTGTACGCGGCGGCGAAGAACCTGCAGGCGCCGTACGAGCTCGTCCGCTGGGTGGCCGAGAACGGTCGCCTGCCGGTCGTGACGTTCACCGCCGGCGGCATCGCGACACCCGCCGACGCCTCGCTCTGTATGCAGCTCGGCGCCGACGGCGTCTTCGTCGGCTCCGGCATCTTCAAGTCGGGCGACCCCGACCGCCGCGCGAAGGCGATCGTCGAGGCGACGACGCACTACCAGGACGCGAAGATCCTGGCCGAGGTCTCGACCGGGCTCGGAGAGCCGATGGTCGGCATCTCCTCCGCGTCGCTCGCCGAGGGCGAGCGACTCGAAGTCCGCGGCTGGTAAGGCTCTTCGCCGCATGAGAATCGGGGTTCTCGCCGTGCAGGGGGCGTTCCGCGAGCACGCCGCGATGCTGCGGCGCCTCGGCGCCGCCGTCGTCGAGGTGCGCCTTCCGGAGCACCTCGCAGGGCTCGACGGGCTCGTCATCCCGGGCGGCGAGTCGACCGCGATCCTGCGCCTGATGGCGCTGTACGGGCTCGACGAGGCGCTACGGGGCTTCGACGCGCCGATCTTCGGCACCTGCGCCGGCATGATCGTGCTCGACCGGGAGCGCCTCGGCCTCATCGACCTGCGCGTGGAGCGCAACGCCTTCGGCCGGCAGGTGGCGAGCTTCGAGACCGAGCTCGCCGTCGAGGGCGAGACGGAGCCGTTCCACGCCGTCTTCATCAGGGCGCCGTGGATCGCCGAGGCCGGGCCCGGCGTCGCTATCCTCGCCGAGGTCGACGGGCACCCGGTGCTCGCGCGCGAAGGCCGGATCCTCGTCGCGTCGTTCCACCCGGAGCTGACCGACGACACGCGGATCCACGAGCGTTTTCTGGCAATGGTCGAGGAGGGCATGAGTGTCCGGGCATAGCAAGTGGTCGACGATCAAGCACAAGAAGGGCGCCGCCGACGCCAAGCGCGGCAAGCTCTTCACGAAGCTGTCGCGTTCGATCATGGTCGCGGCCAAGGAG
This portion of the Gaiella occulta genome encodes:
- the pdxS gene encoding pyridoxal 5'-phosphate synthase lyase subunit PdxS; protein product: MAEVGTMRVKSGLAEMLKGGVIMDVVNAEQALIAENAGAVAVMALERVPADIRRDGGVARMSDPGMIREIQEAVSIPVMAKCRIGHFAEAQILQALEVDYIDESEVLTPADTEHHVDKWGFTVPFVCGATNLGEALRRIGEGAAMIRTKGEAGTGDIVNAVTHMRAVFGGIRRLQSLRGDELYAAAKNLQAPYELVRWVAENGRLPVVTFTAGGIATPADASLCMQLGADGVFVGSGIFKSGDPDRRAKAIVEATTHYQDAKILAEVSTGLGEPMVGISSASLAEGERLEVRGW
- a CDS encoding MarR family transcriptional regulator; translated protein: MTRTIRRLGIDAERRGGGRVLLTPRQFEYLQAELGALPPVDGLGRIEALVLAALARAPRGLMSARAVARRAGVSPTAAARALRSLRGRGLARTRREWIAAGRARATEVIYADATAPDWPALAPSLATVRFPSRTSTAHPTRVPARLRHLFWNADPSRIDLERHGAYVAERLVSSGDLDGLAWGLRALTSADWNEAARNRGLSPAQRALARNLAGSARP
- a CDS encoding secondary thiamine-phosphate synthase enzyme YjbQ produces the protein MKTFQREVQLRTAGGLTVTDITDEVRDAVRESGVHDGICCVYSPHTTCSVRVNEFERGFLEDFAVMLKRLVPTEHYYAHDDWDRRTENICEEDQEFGNGHSHCMSMLLGPAGESIPIREGELALGTWQRILFLELDRERDRRWLVQVVGV
- a CDS encoding carboxymuconolactone decarboxylase family protein; translation: MKKAEVFADIRDTLGIVPGFLETLPESLLESEWTTFKNLQLAETAIPNKYKELIGLAVSGATRCQYCTYFHTEAARLFGATEEEIQEASLMAKHTMGWSTYLNAERYDWDTFKREFDQIAAHVRASQAAAV
- a CDS encoding glucose 1-dehydrogenase; this translates as MAGRLEGKVCVITGAGGGMGREAAIVFSAEGARVCVADVALAAAEETVGLCPEGSAFAFQLDVADEAAVETMMAATAERFGGIDVLYNNAGISPDDDASILDTSAEAWQRVQDVNTKGVFFCCKHGIPHLLARGGGSVINVASFVAILGAATSQISYTASKGAVLSLSRELGVQFARQGIRVNALCPGPIETPLLLNIFGDNPEAYERRRIHWPMGRLGKPREIVNAALFLASDEASFVNGATFVVDGGITAAYVTPE
- the pdxT gene encoding pyridoxal 5'-phosphate synthase glutaminase subunit PdxT, with amino-acid sequence MRIGVLAVQGAFREHAAMLRRLGAAVVEVRLPEHLAGLDGLVIPGGESTAILRLMALYGLDEALRGFDAPIFGTCAGMIVLDRERLGLIDLRVERNAFGRQVASFETELAVEGETEPFHAVFIRAPWIAEAGPGVAILAEVDGHPVLAREGRILVASFHPELTDDTRIHERFLAMVEEGMSVRA
- a CDS encoding nucleotidyl transferase AbiEii/AbiGii toxin family protein, which gives rise to MSLPDWLQALLPGDTAQTWRQIAGVVPAEAYLGGGTALAVHLRHRQSRDLDFFSHRPLDLDELARQLRSLGDFATTQQAVGTLNGLFGETGVQFLHCGTDRPERLLEPTTAVAGLQVAGLGDLLAMELDAIAGRGQLRDYYDLMAIEQHGGRSVEEGLALYLARYEPAHADSAITSIILALGYLDDVADDPFLPVRRDAVRGYWQRRQPPIVAALDRHGITRLPGDG